In Streptomyces sp. NBC_00483, a single window of DNA contains:
- a CDS encoding methylated-DNA--[protein]-cysteine S-methyltransferase, producing the protein MNATGPSETTPAAPRQAVWAVVRSDIGPLLLAATDAGLVNVVFHATDAVRDKALDRLGSRLGTEPVEAPESPLLAEAIRQFAEYFAGRRREFDVPLDWSLISGFNREVLRELFAGVPYGAVVGYGDLAHRVGQPGAAQAVGLAMGSNPLPVVVPCHRVVERDGGIGGFGGGLETKRKLLALEGVLPEPLF; encoded by the coding sequence ATGAACGCCACTGGACCAAGCGAGACCACTCCCGCCGCGCCGCGGCAGGCCGTGTGGGCCGTCGTGCGCAGTGACATCGGCCCGCTGCTGCTCGCCGCGACGGACGCCGGTCTGGTGAACGTGGTCTTCCACGCCACCGACGCGGTGCGGGACAAGGCACTCGACCGGCTCGGCTCCCGACTCGGGACCGAGCCCGTCGAGGCGCCCGAATCCCCCCTGCTCGCCGAGGCGATACGGCAGTTCGCGGAGTACTTCGCCGGCCGTCGGCGCGAGTTCGATGTGCCGCTCGACTGGTCACTGATCTCCGGGTTCAACCGGGAGGTGCTGCGCGAGCTGTTCGCCGGGGTGCCGTACGGGGCGGTCGTCGGGTACGGGGATCTGGCCCACCGGGTCGGACAGCCCGGAGCCGCGCAGGCCGTGGGCCTGGCGATGGGGTCGAATCCGCTGCCGGTCGTGGTGCCGTGCCACCGGGTCGTGGAGCGCGACGGCGGGATCGGCGGCTTCGGGGGCGGACTCGAGACGAAGCGGAAGTTGCTCGCGCTGGAAGGGGTGTTGCCCGAGCCGTTGTTCTGA
- a CDS encoding carbohydrate kinase family protein — protein sequence MTGAGGGALLVVGDVVTDVVARHRGPLATGTDTAASIRTVPGGAGANVACWAAYQGCRDVVLLGRVGVDSARWHEEELVRCGVRPRLVVDAEAPTGAVICLVDAGAGGERTFLADGGASVRVGPEDWSPELLDGVGLLHLSGYLCFSATGRELVSAAVADARARGVPVSLDPASTGFLRELGVERFLALVDGVDVLVPSRDEAVLLSGEPGAEGAAAKLSGRFPVVVVKAGAAGACVARGGVVRERVGAAAGVVVRDSTGAGDAFTGTVLAARLRGAGWRESVTEGCRAGAVAVGVVGGRPPGWSTGPA from the coding sequence GTGACGGGGGCCGGCGGCGGGGCGTTGCTGGTGGTCGGCGACGTCGTGACGGATGTCGTCGCGCGGCATCGTGGGCCGCTTGCGACGGGCACGGACACGGCGGCCTCGATCCGTACGGTGCCGGGTGGCGCCGGGGCCAACGTGGCGTGCTGGGCGGCGTACCAGGGCTGCCGGGACGTGGTGCTGCTCGGGCGGGTCGGCGTGGACTCCGCGCGGTGGCACGAGGAGGAGCTCGTACGGTGCGGGGTGCGGCCGCGGCTCGTGGTGGACGCGGAGGCGCCGACCGGGGCGGTGATCTGCCTCGTGGATGCCGGTGCCGGGGGTGAGCGGACGTTCTTGGCGGACGGTGGGGCTTCGGTGCGGGTGGGGCCCGAGGACTGGTCGCCGGAGTTGCTCGACGGGGTCGGGCTGCTCCATCTGTCCGGGTACCTGTGCTTCTCCGCCACCGGGCGGGAGTTGGTGTCCGCAGCCGTGGCCGATGCACGCGCGCGTGGTGTGCCGGTGAGTCTGGATCCGGCGTCGACCGGGTTCCTGCGGGAGCTCGGGGTCGAGCGGTTCCTTGCGCTGGTGGACGGGGTGGATGTGCTGGTGCCGAGCCGGGACGAGGCGGTGTTGCTGAGCGGGGAGCCGGGGGCGGAGGGGGCGGCGGCGAAGTTGAGCGGGCGGTTTCCCGTGGTGGTGGTGAAGGCGGGGGCGGCGGGGGCGTGTGTGGCGCGGGGCGGGGTGGTCCGCGAGCGGGTGGGCGCCGCGGCGGGGGTGGTGGTGCGCGATTCCACGGGGGCGGGCGACGCCTTCACCGGAACGGTCCTCGCTGCGCGGCTCCGGGGTGCGGGGTGGCGGGAGTCCGTGACTGAGGGGTGCCGGGCGGGGGCGGTGGCGGTGGGAGTGGTGGGCGGGAGGCCACCTGGGTGGTCGACCGGGCCCGCGTGA
- the fdhA gene encoding formaldehyde dehydrogenase, glutathione-independent, producing the protein MSGNRAVAYLKPGAVEVRTIEHPTLELKDGPGVASANVGRTCRHGVILKVLATNICGSDQHMVRGRTTAPEGLVLGHEITGEIVEKGPDVEFLDVGDIVSVPFNIACGRCRNCKERKTGICLNVNPARPGAAYGYVDMGGWVGGQAEYAMIPYADFNALRFPDADQAREKLLDLTMLSDIFPTGFHGAVTAGTKVGSTVYVAGAGPVGLAAAASAQLLGAAVVIVGDMNAERLAQARSFGCETVDLTRGTVEEQVAEILGVPEVDAAVDAVGFEARAHGPDAPEAPATVLNSLMGLTAAGGALGIPGLYVTDDPGGVDQDARTGTLKVRLGLGWAKSHQLTTGQCPVMQYNRGLMMAILHERVHIAKAVNATVIGIEDAPRGYAEFDQGASRKYVLDPHGVLSGARPV; encoded by the coding sequence ATGAGCGGAAACAGGGCAGTCGCATATCTCAAGCCGGGAGCGGTGGAGGTCAGGACCATCGAGCACCCGACGCTCGAGCTGAAGGACGGGCCGGGGGTGGCGTCGGCGAACGTGGGCCGGACCTGTCGGCACGGCGTGATCCTCAAGGTGCTCGCCACCAACATCTGCGGCAGCGACCAGCACATGGTGCGCGGCCGCACCACGGCGCCCGAGGGCCTCGTCCTGGGGCACGAGATCACCGGCGAGATCGTGGAGAAGGGGCCGGACGTCGAGTTCCTGGACGTCGGGGACATCGTCTCCGTGCCGTTCAACATCGCCTGCGGGCGGTGCCGCAACTGCAAGGAGCGCAAGACCGGCATCTGCCTGAACGTCAACCCGGCACGGCCCGGGGCGGCTTACGGCTATGTCGACATGGGCGGCTGGGTCGGCGGTCAGGCCGAGTACGCCATGATCCCCTACGCGGACTTCAACGCGCTGCGCTTCCCCGACGCCGACCAGGCGCGCGAGAAGCTCCTCGACCTGACCATGCTCTCCGACATCTTCCCGACCGGATTCCACGGCGCGGTGACGGCGGGCACGAAGGTCGGTTCGACCGTGTACGTGGCCGGGGCCGGGCCCGTCGGGCTCGCGGCGGCGGCATCGGCGCAGCTCCTTGGCGCAGCCGTCGTGATCGTCGGGGACATGAACGCCGAACGGCTCGCGCAGGCACGGAGTTTCGGCTGCGAGACGGTCGACCTCACGCGCGGCACGGTGGAGGAGCAGGTCGCCGAGATCCTCGGCGTCCCCGAGGTGGACGCGGCCGTGGACGCGGTCGGCTTCGAGGCCCGCGCACACGGTCCGGACGCGCCCGAGGCGCCGGCCACGGTCCTCAACTCCCTGATGGGGCTCACGGCGGCCGGCGGCGCGCTCGGCATCCCGGGCCTGTACGTCACCGACGATCCGGGCGGCGTCGACCAGGACGCGCGCACCGGAACGCTGAAGGTGCGGCTCGGCCTCGGCTGGGCGAAGAGCCACCAGCTCACGACGGGGCAGTGCCCGGTGATGCAGTACAACCGGGGCCTGATGATGGCGATCCTGCACGAGCGCGTGCACATCGCGAAGGCCGTCAACGCGACCGTCATCGGCATCGAGGACGCGCCGCGCGGCTACGCGGAGTTCGACCAGGGCGCGAGCCGTAAGTACGTCCTCGATCCGCACGGTGTGTTGAGCGGCGCCCGACCGGTCTGA
- a CDS encoding cupin domain-containing protein, whose product MTTNDRPATALGSFAVHVPDVDLEPEPLDPAQIASGAPEVTGKVLWESADGKQLRGIWQITPGVVTDTEANELFVVVSGRATVAVEGGESLELGPGTAAVLREGDRTTWTVHETLRKAYHITLS is encoded by the coding sequence ATGACCACGAACGATCGACCCGCAACCGCCCTCGGCTCCTTCGCCGTCCACGTCCCGGACGTGGACCTCGAACCCGAGCCTCTCGACCCCGCCCAGATCGCCTCCGGCGCCCCCGAGGTGACCGGAAAGGTGCTGTGGGAGTCGGCCGACGGCAAGCAGCTGCGCGGCATCTGGCAGATCACGCCCGGCGTGGTCACCGACACCGAGGCGAACGAGCTGTTCGTGGTCGTCAGCGGCCGCGCCACCGTCGCGGTCGAGGGCGGCGAGAGCCTGGAGCTCGGCCCCGGCACGGCCGCCGTGCTGCGCGAGGGCGACCGGACGACGTGGACCGTGCACGAGACGCTGCGCAAGGCGTACCACATCACCCTGAGCTGA
- a CDS encoding MFS transporter: MQQRTQRVLVASQILGGLGTATGIALAAVLAKKVSGDEALSGLASTASVAGTAVLSVPLAALMNARGRRAGLVLAYLIGTLGAVVTVVAAAIGSFPLLLIGLMGFGAASSANLQARYAAADLAEPDRRARAISTVVWATTIGAVLGPNIAAPAGRSVSGLGIPAEAGPFVWAAGVFLISAAVVHVLLRPDPLLTARSLAPAEDQSPAARSIRAGFAAVSASPRARLALVTVAVSHTAMVSVMSMTPVDLEHHGAGIELIGLVISGHIAGMYAFSPVMGRLADKFGRLTVIGLAVGLLACAALLAGTAGGHHGQSAAALFLLGLGWSAGLVAGSALLTDSVPQAARAAAQGLSDLTMSLSAGIGGAAAGLVMATASYAWLNLAAACLLLPLGALALFTRRARHP; encoded by the coding sequence GTGCAGCAGCGTACGCAGCGGGTGCTCGTCGCCTCGCAGATACTGGGCGGGCTCGGGACCGCCACCGGGATCGCGCTGGCCGCCGTGCTCGCCAAGAAGGTCAGCGGGGACGAGGCGCTCTCCGGCCTCGCGTCCACGGCGAGCGTCGCGGGGACCGCGGTCCTGTCGGTGCCATTGGCGGCGCTGATGAACGCGCGCGGACGGCGGGCCGGTCTCGTACTGGCCTATCTGATCGGCACGCTGGGGGCCGTGGTCACCGTCGTCGCCGCGGCGATCGGGAGCTTTCCGCTGCTGCTCATCGGCCTGATGGGATTCGGCGCGGCCTCGTCCGCCAACCTCCAGGCCCGGTATGCGGCGGCCGACCTGGCCGAGCCCGACCGGCGGGCCCGCGCCATCTCGACCGTCGTCTGGGCCACCACCATCGGCGCCGTCCTCGGCCCGAACATAGCGGCGCCCGCGGGCCGCAGCGTCTCCGGACTCGGCATACCGGCGGAGGCCGGGCCGTTCGTCTGGGCGGCCGGGGTGTTCCTGATATCGGCGGCCGTGGTGCACGTACTGCTGCGCCCCGACCCGCTGTTGACCGCGCGATCCCTGGCTCCCGCCGAGGATCAGTCGCCTGCCGCGCGCTCCATACGGGCGGGGTTCGCGGCCGTGTCCGCGTCCCCGCGCGCCCGGCTCGCGCTGGTGACCGTGGCGGTGTCGCACACGGCGATGGTGTCCGTCATGTCGATGACCCCGGTGGACCTCGAACACCACGGCGCGGGCATCGAGTTGATCGGGCTCGTCATCAGTGGGCACATCGCAGGCATGTACGCGTTCTCGCCGGTGATGGGCCGTCTCGCCGACAAGTTCGGGCGTCTCACGGTGATCGGGCTCGCGGTGGGCCTGCTCGCGTGCGCGGCGCTGCTCGCCGGGACCGCGGGCGGGCACCACGGGCAGAGCGCGGCGGCCCTGTTCCTGCTGGGGCTCGGCTGGTCGGCCGGGCTCGTCGCGGGCTCCGCGCTGCTCACCGACTCCGTGCCGCAGGCCGCGCGGGCCGCCGCGCAGGGGCTCTCCGATCTGACGATGAGCCTGTCGGCGGGCATCGGCGGCGCGGCGGCGGGCCTCGTGATGGCGACGGCGAGCTACGCGTGGCTGAACCTGGCCGCGGCGTGCCTGCTGCTCCCGCTCGGGGCGTTGGCCCTGTTCACGCGGCGGGCCCGACACCCGTAG
- a CDS encoding uridine kinase gives MECVRLEAITWERLGDTLAERLLDLKPADGGPWVKVALDGAQAARPDELAALVSEALRVRGRSSLTVGTEGFLRPASLRFEYGHQDVEAYYSGWFDTGALWREVFGPLQPDGTGRVLPDLWDPVADRATRSGYVQLPPGGVLLMHGPLLLHHWFPFDLTVHVSLSQGALRRRTAESEQWTLPAFERYDSETDPAASADVVIRADDPRHPAWSG, from the coding sequence ATGGAGTGCGTGCGACTTGAAGCGATCACCTGGGAACGGCTCGGCGACACCCTCGCCGAGCGGCTGCTCGACCTGAAGCCGGCCGACGGCGGCCCGTGGGTGAAGGTCGCCCTCGACGGAGCACAGGCCGCCCGCCCGGATGAACTCGCGGCGCTCGTCTCCGAGGCCCTGCGCGTCCGCGGCCGGTCTTCGCTCACGGTCGGCACGGAAGGCTTTCTGCGCCCGGCCTCGCTCCGGTTCGAGTACGGGCACCAGGACGTCGAGGCGTACTACAGCGGCTGGTTCGACACGGGCGCCCTGTGGCGCGAGGTGTTCGGACCGCTCCAACCGGACGGCACGGGCCGCGTCCTGCCCGACCTGTGGGACCCGGTCGCGGACCGCGCGACCCGCAGCGGATACGTCCAACTCCCGCCCGGCGGAGTGCTGTTGATGCACGGCCCCCTCCTCCTGCACCACTGGTTCCCCTTCGACCTGACCGTTCACGTGAGCCTGTCGCAGGGCGCGCTGCGACGACGTACCGCCGAGTCCGAGCAGTGGACGCTCCCGGCCTTCGAGCGCTACGACTCCGAGACGGACCCCGCGGCGAGCGCCGACGTCGTCATCCGCGCGGACGACCCGCGCCACCCGGCGTGGAGCGGGTGA
- a CDS encoding anthrone oxygenase family protein: protein MIEGPYFALVVLGAVWCGVSSGVFIAFSTFVMRGLGALPAAQAIAAMNAINIAALAPPFMVVFLGAAVLCAVIAVVTFVLWPEAGTVELLLGCALYLAGTFGVTVLANVPRNAALAGLSGDEESESSAAQWRTYLAEWVRWNHVRAATGAAASGLFVLALT, encoded by the coding sequence ATGATCGAAGGTCCGTATTTCGCACTGGTCGTGCTGGGGGCGGTCTGGTGCGGGGTGAGCTCAGGGGTGTTCATCGCGTTCTCCACGTTCGTGATGCGCGGCCTTGGCGCGCTGCCCGCCGCGCAGGCGATCGCCGCGATGAACGCCATCAATATCGCCGCCCTCGCGCCGCCGTTCATGGTCGTCTTTCTCGGCGCCGCGGTGCTGTGCGCGGTGATCGCGGTCGTGACGTTCGTGCTCTGGCCCGAGGCCGGCACCGTCGAGCTGCTTCTCGGCTGCGCGCTGTATCTGGCGGGCACCTTCGGCGTGACGGTGCTGGCGAACGTGCCGCGCAACGCTGCGCTCGCCGGCCTCTCCGGCGACGAGGAGTCCGAGAGCAGCGCCGCGCAGTGGCGGACGTATCTCGCCGAGTGGGTGCGATGGAACCACGTACGGGCCGCGACGGGCGCCGCCGCCTCGGGCCTGTTCGTGCTGGCCCTGACGTGA
- a CDS encoding pseudouridine-5'-phosphate glycosidase, with translation MLIVSEEVRDAVGAGRPVVALESTIIAHGLPRPRNLRVAHELEKVVRDEGAVPATIAVLDGRPHVGLDKQQLERVANDDAIRKLSHRDLPPAVATGASGATTVSATALLASQAGVRVFATGGLGGVHRGWTQTQDESADLGLLARTRITVVCAGVKSILDVPATLQRLETLGVSVAGYRTERFPGFYLADSGEPVDWTLRSPGEVAAVMRAQDDLAAGDSALILANPVPEAEQLDPALHARVLESGLRECERQGVGGQAVTPFLLDYLARRTKGASLEANLAAVRGNVRLAARVAVAWAAV, from the coding sequence ATGTTGATCGTTTCGGAGGAGGTGCGGGACGCGGTCGGGGCGGGGCGCCCGGTGGTGGCTCTCGAGTCGACGATCATCGCGCACGGGCTGCCGAGGCCGCGCAATCTGCGGGTCGCGCACGAACTGGAGAAGGTCGTACGCGACGAGGGTGCCGTGCCCGCGACGATCGCGGTGCTCGACGGGCGGCCGCATGTCGGCCTGGACAAGCAGCAGTTGGAGCGGGTGGCGAACGACGACGCGATCCGCAAGCTCAGCCACCGCGATCTCCCACCGGCGGTGGCGACGGGCGCGAGCGGCGCGACGACCGTCTCGGCGACGGCGCTGCTCGCGTCGCAGGCCGGGGTGCGGGTGTTCGCCACGGGTGGGCTCGGCGGGGTGCACCGGGGGTGGACGCAGACGCAGGACGAGTCGGCGGACCTGGGTCTGCTCGCGCGGACCCGGATCACCGTGGTGTGCGCCGGTGTGAAGTCGATCCTGGACGTGCCCGCGACGCTGCAGCGCCTGGAGACCCTGGGGGTGTCCGTGGCGGGCTATCGGACCGAGCGCTTCCCCGGCTTCTATCTCGCCGACTCGGGCGAGCCGGTGGACTGGACACTGCGCTCTCCGGGTGAGGTGGCGGCTGTGATGCGCGCCCAGGACGACCTGGCCGCGGGCGATTCGGCGTTGATCCTCGCCAATCCCGTACCGGAAGCGGAGCAGTTGGATCCGGCGTTGCACGCGCGCGTGCTGGAGAGCGGGCTGCGGGAGTGCGAGCGGCAGGGCGTCGGCGGGCAGGCCGTGACGCCCTTCTTGCTCGACTACTTGGCGCGGCGGACGAAGGGCGCGTCCTTGGAGGCCAACCTGGCGGCCGTACGCGGGAACGTGCGGCTCGCCGCGCGCGTCGCGGTGGCCTGGGCCGCGGTGTGA
- a CDS encoding magnesium and cobalt transport protein CorA, translating into MSMAGNLRKVGGLRRVGSLRKVARLARRTPKVDLSHPARSPLGSAVVNCVTYRDGVRESGGSDLVESVRAVRKAADGFVWLGLHEPSELEFADIAEMFDLHPLAVEDAVHAHQRPKVERYGQTLFAVLKTVCYVDHAELTATSEVVDTGEIMVFLGQDFVITVRHGRHGSLGPVRERIEADTEQLAKGPAAVLHAIADNVVDDYLTVIDEVQADIDEVEADVFAPNGAKADPGRIYQLKRELLELKRAVVPLTRPIQELSGRPFPAVPPEIQAYFRDVSDHLLRAAEQIASFDELLNSILQAHLAQVTVAQNEDMRKITAWAAIVAVPTMGCGVYGMNFENMPELHWRFGYPLMMSVIAVICFVVYRGFKRNGWL; encoded by the coding sequence ATGTCGATGGCGGGCAATCTGCGGAAGGTCGGCGGTCTGCGCAGGGTGGGCAGCCTGCGCAAGGTCGCGCGGCTCGCGAGGCGGACGCCCAAGGTCGACCTGAGCCACCCGGCGCGCTCCCCGCTGGGCTCCGCGGTGGTCAACTGCGTGACCTATCGGGACGGCGTGCGCGAGTCGGGCGGCAGCGATCTCGTCGAGTCGGTGCGCGCGGTGCGCAAGGCGGCGGACGGATTCGTCTGGCTGGGGCTGCACGAGCCGTCGGAGCTGGAGTTCGCGGACATCGCCGAGATGTTCGACCTGCACCCCTTGGCCGTGGAGGACGCGGTGCACGCGCACCAGCGCCCCAAGGTGGAGCGGTACGGGCAGACGCTCTTCGCGGTCCTGAAGACGGTCTGCTACGTCGACCACGCGGAGCTCACCGCGACCAGCGAGGTCGTGGACACCGGCGAGATCATGGTGTTCCTCGGCCAGGACTTCGTCATCACGGTGCGGCACGGCCGGCACGGCTCCCTCGGCCCCGTGCGCGAGCGCATCGAGGCGGACACGGAGCAGCTGGCCAAGGGCCCGGCGGCGGTGCTGCACGCGATCGCGGACAACGTCGTCGACGACTACCTGACGGTGATCGACGAGGTCCAGGCGGACATCGACGAGGTCGAGGCGGACGTCTTCGCGCCGAACGGCGCGAAGGCCGACCCCGGCAGGATCTATCAACTCAAGCGCGAGCTGCTCGAGTTGAAGCGGGCCGTGGTGCCGCTGACCCGGCCGATACAGGAACTCTCGGGGCGCCCCTTCCCCGCCGTGCCGCCGGAGATACAGGCGTACTTCCGCGACGTGTCGGACCACTTGCTGCGGGCGGCGGAACAGATAGCGTCCTTCGACGAACTGCTCAACTCGATCCTCCAGGCGCATCTGGCGCAGGTGACGGTCGCGCAGAACGAGGACATGCGCAAGATCACGGCGTGGGCCGCCATCGTGGCCGTGCCGACGATGGGCTGCGGCGTCTACGGCATGAACTTCGAGAACATGCCGGAGCTGCACTGGCGGTTCGGCTATCCGCTGATGATGTCCGTCATCGCCGTGATCTGTTTCGTCGTCTACCGGGGATTCAAGCGCAACGGCTGGCTGTGA
- a CDS encoding DUF2293 domain-containing protein: MTRATPPLPRATPPLPRVAPPQAAHTTPAPVLARSPLVFQPVKRKRCGACRRGPLGLLTLEGGQPRCLDCADLGHLVFLPRGDTALTRRAREESALSAVVVRFHRRRGRYERQGVLVEEQALARAEARCLADAEARARRRARDAARRAAQDAVFVAEFAARIRRLFPGCPEDRAAAIAAHAGARGSGRVGRSAAGRALSEGAVAAAVRAAVRHVDTPYDRLLMEGVPRREARSRVTEAVAAVLDGWQGPTPAPSTAPDPYATGTPATLDSSTALTALHETATTGTVRSM, encoded by the coding sequence ATGACCAGAGCCACCCCACCACTGCCCAGAGCCACCCCACCACTGCCCAGAGTCGCCCCGCCGCAGGCCGCACACACCACCCCCGCACCGGTCCTCGCGCGCAGCCCCCTCGTCTTCCAGCCGGTCAAGCGCAAGCGGTGCGGCGCCTGCCGTCGGGGGCCGCTCGGGCTCCTGACCCTGGAGGGCGGGCAGCCCCGCTGTCTGGACTGCGCCGACCTGGGGCACCTCGTGTTCCTGCCGCGCGGGGACACGGCGCTGACCCGCAGGGCACGCGAGGAGAGCGCGCTCTCGGCCGTCGTCGTGCGCTTCCATCGGCGGCGTGGGCGGTACGAGCGGCAGGGCGTGCTCGTCGAGGAGCAGGCGCTCGCGCGGGCCGAGGCGCGCTGTCTGGCCGACGCGGAGGCGCGGGCCCGGCGGCGGGCGCGGGACGCGGCGCGGCGGGCGGCGCAGGACGCGGTGTTCGTGGCGGAGTTCGCGGCGCGGATCCGGCGGCTGTTTCCCGGTTGCCCCGAGGACCGGGCGGCGGCGATCGCCGCGCATGCCGGGGCGCGCGGGAGCGGGCGGGTGGGCCGGAGTGCGGCGGGCCGGGCGCTTTCGGAGGGTGCGGTCGCGGCCGCGGTGCGGGCCGCCGTGCGCCATGTGGACACGCCCTACGACCGGCTGCTGATGGAGGGCGTACCCCGGAGGGAGGCGCGGTCCCGGGTGACCGAGGCCGTGGCGGCGGTACTGGACGGGTGGCAGGGGCCCACTCCCGCCCCATCCACCGCTCCCGACCCGTACGCCACCGGCACCCCCGCCACCCTCGACAGCTCCACCGCTCTCACGGCACTCCACGAAACCGCCACAACCGGCACCGTTCGCTCAATGTAA
- a CDS encoding methyltransferase domain-containing protein encodes MMRSGEHAYLLDNQQPEAGRRFDAFSVLFDPTTFRHIERLGIGSGWRCWEVGAGGTSVVSWLARKVGPTGRVLATDIDTSWQTATPRTPVEVRRHDIGVDEPPAESFDLVHARLVLVHVPDRERALASMIRALRPGGRLLIEDADPALQPLLCPDEAGPAQELANRLRHGFRSLLAERGADLSYGRKLPGLLRAAGLRQVEADAYFPLASPACTALETATVGQIREQLVTAGLATDAEIDQHLANVAEGTMDLATAPLISAWGKR; translated from the coding sequence ATGATGCGATCAGGCGAGCACGCGTACCTCCTCGACAACCAGCAGCCGGAGGCGGGGCGGCGCTTCGACGCCTTCTCGGTCCTCTTCGACCCCACGACGTTCCGGCACATCGAGCGTCTCGGTATCGGTTCCGGCTGGCGCTGTTGGGAGGTCGGGGCAGGTGGTACGTCGGTGGTCTCGTGGCTCGCGCGGAAGGTCGGGCCGACCGGGCGGGTCCTCGCCACCGACATCGACACGTCCTGGCAGACCGCCACGCCGCGGACGCCCGTCGAGGTGCGGCGCCACGACATCGGTGTCGACGAGCCGCCCGCGGAGAGTTTCGACCTGGTGCACGCGCGGCTCGTCCTGGTCCATGTCCCGGACCGGGAGCGGGCGTTGGCGTCGATGATCCGTGCGCTTCGCCCCGGCGGGCGGCTGCTCATCGAGGATGCCGACCCGGCGCTTCAGCCCCTGCTCTGCCCGGACGAGGCGGGGCCCGCGCAGGAGCTGGCCAACCGCCTGCGGCACGGCTTCCGTTCCCTGCTTGCTGAGCGTGGCGCCGACCTGTCGTACGGCCGCAAGTTGCCGGGGCTGCTGCGTGCGGCGGGCCTGCGGCAGGTCGAGGCGGACGCGTACTTTCCGCTGGCGTCGCCGGCCTGTACGGCGCTGGAGACGGCGACGGTCGGGCAGATCCGCGAGCAGCTCGTGACGGCGGGCCTGGCAACGGACGCCGAGATCGACCAGCATCTGGCGAACGTGGCCGAGGGCACGATGGACCTGGCGACGGCTCCGCTGATCTCGGCGTGGGGCAAAAGGTAG
- a CDS encoding glycerophosphodiester phosphodiesterase, with protein sequence MHARAAAALTSVAGSVVIGVLVLPTAAQAAPAHNRTAVVAHRGASAYAPENTLAAIDRAHALGITWVENDVQRTKDGALVVLHDTTLARTTNVEQVYPDRSPWNVADFTSNEIAKLDAGSWKGVEYTGARIPTLHEYLRRVDRNHQKLLMEIKSPELYPGIEGQILRELRRDGWLDSWDVKHRLIIQSFNADSMRTLHARRPDIKTGFLGTPAVSELPAYAKFADQINPSHTTISADYVKAVHALKGPHGKPLESYTWTVNDAKTAQQVAGFGVDGIISNAPDVVRAAVGG encoded by the coding sequence GTGCACGCACGCGCAGCAGCCGCTCTGACCTCAGTGGCGGGCTCCGTCGTCATCGGTGTCCTGGTCCTGCCGACCGCCGCACAAGCCGCCCCCGCACACAACAGAACCGCGGTCGTCGCCCACCGCGGGGCCTCCGCCTACGCCCCCGAGAACACCCTGGCAGCCATCGACAGGGCGCACGCCCTGGGTATCACCTGGGTCGAGAACGATGTGCAGCGCACCAAGGACGGCGCCCTGGTCGTCCTCCACGACACCACGCTGGCCCGCACCACCAACGTCGAGCAGGTCTATCCCGACCGCTCCCCGTGGAACGTGGCGGACTTCACCTCGAACGAGATCGCCAAGCTGGACGCGGGCAGTTGGAAGGGCGTCGAGTACACGGGCGCCCGGATCCCGACGCTCCACGAGTACCTGCGGCGCGTCGACCGCAACCATCAGAAGCTGCTCATGGAGATCAAGTCGCCCGAGCTGTACCCGGGCATCGAGGGCCAGATCCTGCGCGAGCTGCGCAGGGACGGCTGGCTGGACTCCTGGGACGTCAAGCACCGGCTGATCATCCAGAGCTTCAACGCGGACAGCATGCGGACCCTGCACGCGCGGCGCCCGGACATCAAGACGGGCTTCCTCGGCACACCCGCCGTGTCCGAGCTTCCCGCGTACGCGAAATTCGCCGACCAGATCAACCCCTCGCACACGACGATCTCGGCGGACTACGTGAAGGCGGTGCACGCGCTCAAGGGCCCGCACGGCAAGCCGCTCGAGTCCTACACCTGGACCGTCAACGACGCGAAGACCGCGCAGCAGGTGGCCGGCTTCGGCGTCGACGGAATCATCAGCAACGCCCCTGACGTGGTGCGGGCGGCCGTCGGCGGCTGA